The following proteins are co-located in the Desulfoscipio sp. XC116 genome:
- the topA gene encoding type I DNA topoisomerase — protein MAKTLVIVESPAKAKSLGKFLGKKYTVKASMGHVRDLPKSQFGVDIQEDFKPKYITIRGKGDIIKELKAATKKADRVLLASDPDREGEAIAWHLANVLNIDEQDSCRIAFNEITKQAVQQAVKHPRPVDRRKVDAQQARRILDRLVGYNLSPLLWRKVKKGLSAGRVQSVAMRLICDREEEIQAFEPEEYWSLLAKLAKGRTNSLEAKLHKIDGEKADIPNEAHVNEIKNDLQKASFEVAKIIRREKKRQPAPPFITSSMQQEAYRKLNFTARKTMMVAQQLYEGLDLGKEGPVGLVTYIRTDSTRISENAEQEADAFIAERFGAEYVPIEKKRGAPKGRTQDAHEAIRPTSVQREPDNIKQFLSRDQYRLYKLIWERFVASQMSPAIIDTTGVDIKAGKYTFRAAGSIVKFTGFTKVYIEGRDDEEDTGEGKTLPELKEGEQLKLRTLVPKQHFTQPPPRFTDATLIKTLEEKGIGRPSTYAPIVDTILKRGYVVREKKNFYPTELGLVVVDLLKKYFFNIIDVEFTAAMEQKLDDIEEGDVNWVSILEDFYMPFQELLEVADQEIEQVQVEDEVTDEVCELCGRNMVIKMGRYGKFLACPGFPECRNARPLLEPTGVSCPNCGGELVLRRSKKGRKFYGCSNYPACDFVVWDQPTNRKCPLCNSMMVLKENRKGRVYQCISKECGGKVEAPQEDERENNESASKEANDLVRAY, from the coding sequence GTGGCAAAAACTTTAGTAATTGTGGAATCACCGGCCAAAGCCAAAAGTTTGGGCAAGTTTCTCGGCAAGAAATACACCGTTAAGGCATCTATGGGACATGTGCGGGATTTGCCCAAAAGTCAATTCGGAGTTGATATACAGGAGGATTTTAAGCCTAAATATATAACTATTCGAGGCAAAGGAGATATTATTAAAGAGCTGAAGGCCGCCACAAAAAAGGCTGACAGAGTATTGCTGGCTTCCGACCCCGACCGGGAAGGAGAGGCCATTGCCTGGCACTTGGCCAACGTATTAAATATTGACGAACAGGATTCGTGCCGGATTGCTTTTAATGAAATCACCAAACAAGCAGTACAGCAGGCGGTTAAACACCCACGCCCGGTTGACCGGCGCAAAGTGGATGCTCAGCAGGCCAGGCGTATTTTAGACAGGCTGGTGGGCTATAATTTAAGCCCGCTGTTATGGCGTAAGGTGAAAAAGGGTTTGAGTGCCGGGCGGGTGCAATCAGTCGCTATGCGGTTGATCTGTGACCGCGAAGAAGAGATCCAGGCTTTCGAGCCGGAAGAATACTGGTCTTTGCTTGCCAAGCTGGCCAAGGGCAGAACGAACAGTCTGGAGGCCAAATTACATAAAATTGACGGAGAAAAAGCGGATATTCCCAATGAAGCGCATGTAAATGAAATTAAGAATGATTTACAAAAAGCTTCTTTTGAAGTGGCTAAAATAATCCGGCGGGAGAAAAAGAGACAGCCTGCGCCGCCTTTTATTACCAGCAGTATGCAGCAGGAGGCTTATCGCAAGTTAAATTTTACAGCCCGGAAAACTATGATGGTAGCCCAACAGCTTTATGAGGGGCTGGATTTAGGCAAAGAGGGCCCGGTGGGATTGGTTACTTATATTCGTACCGATTCTACCCGAATATCTGAAAATGCGGAGCAGGAAGCGGATGCCTTTATTGCTGAACGCTTTGGCGCTGAGTACGTGCCAATCGAAAAAAAACGCGGGGCGCCTAAGGGCCGGACTCAGGATGCCCATGAGGCTATTCGGCCCACCTCGGTGCAGCGGGAACCGGATAATATCAAACAATTCTTAAGCCGTGATCAGTACAGACTATATAAATTAATTTGGGAAAGGTTTGTAGCCAGCCAGATGAGCCCGGCGATTATAGATACCACCGGTGTGGATATCAAAGCCGGCAAATATACATTCCGTGCCGCCGGTTCCATCGTCAAATTTACCGGTTTTACGAAGGTTTATATTGAGGGGCGTGACGACGAGGAAGACACCGGCGAAGGTAAAACATTGCCGGAGCTTAAGGAAGGTGAACAATTAAAGCTGCGCACCCTGGTGCCGAAACAACACTTTACCCAGCCGCCGCCCCGATTCACTGATGCTACATTAATTAAAACTTTGGAGGAAAAAGGTATAGGCCGGCCCAGCACCTATGCGCCGATTGTAGATACTATCCTTAAAAGGGGTTATGTAGTCAGAGAAAAGAAAAATTTTTATCCCACCGAACTTGGTTTGGTGGTGGTGGACTTGCTGAAAAAATATTTTTTCAATATTATTGATGTTGAGTTTACCGCTGCGATGGAGCAAAAACTGGACGATATAGAAGAAGGGGATGTAAACTGGGTTAGTATTCTCGAAGATTTTTACATGCCCTTTCAGGAATTGCTGGAGGTAGCCGATCAAGAGATTGAACAAGTTCAGGTGGAGGATGAAGTTACTGACGAAGTATGTGAACTGTGCGGCAGAAATATGGTCATTAAAATGGGCAGATACGGGAAATTTTTGGCTTGCCCGGGATTTCCGGAATGCAGAAATGCCAGGCCATTATTGGAGCCAACCGGCGTTTCCTGTCCCAATTGCGGCGGCGAGCTGGTTTTAAGACGCAGCAAAAAAGGCAGAAAATTTTATGGCTGCAGTAATTACCCAGCATGTGATTTCGTGGTCTGGGATCAGCCAACCAACCGCAAATGCCCCTTGTGTAACAGTATGATGGTATTAAAGGAAAATAGAAAAGGACGGGTATATCAGTGTATTAGCAAGGAATGCGGAGGTAAAGTTGAAGCGCCTCAGGAAGATGAAAGGGAGAACAATGAGAGTGCCTCAAAAGAAGCAAATGATTTGGTGAGGGCATATTAA
- the ligD gene encoding non-homologous end-joining DNA ligase, with product MIPAGTGVLPLIEPMLAVPARPFDDSEYYFEVKWDGYRCLAYLDNLTTLVSRNLKDITGTFPDLGGLFRRVKDTPLVLDGEIIVLNDDKPSFAALQSRAKLEDKNRIISAARSLPAIYMAFDILYYRGVSIMQRPLSERRECLQTVVDANDYFLISELVRGEGVAFYRACVAQGLEGAMAKRVDSKYTPGSRSVYWKKLRHTREADLTVCGYRRGRGSRLLGSLVLAAWNGADFVYQGMVGSGLSRDEEINLLKAMNGLAADSCPIKSGSLPVRGVQWVRPRLVCRVEYLTLTREGIMRHPVYKGLRGDKSPEECTPAGQQN from the coding sequence GTGATTCCGGCCGGCACAGGCGTCCTGCCGCTGATAGAACCAATGCTCGCGGTCCCGGCCCGGCCTTTTGACGACTCTGAATACTACTTTGAAGTCAAGTGGGATGGCTATCGTTGTCTTGCTTATCTGGATAATTTAACTACTTTGGTTTCCAGGAACTTAAAAGATATTACCGGTACCTTTCCCGACCTGGGCGGTTTATTCCGCCGGGTAAAGGATACGCCTCTGGTGCTGGATGGCGAAATTATTGTCTTAAATGATGACAAACCATCTTTTGCTGCTTTGCAGTCCCGGGCCAAGCTGGAGGATAAAAACCGGATTATTTCGGCAGCGCGGTCGCTGCCGGCTATTTATATGGCCTTCGATATTTTATATTATCGGGGTGTGTCCATCATGCAGCGTCCTTTAAGTGAACGCCGGGAATGTCTGCAGACTGTTGTCGATGCAAATGATTATTTTTTAATTTCTGAGCTGGTGCGGGGGGAGGGGGTGGCGTTTTATCGGGCTTGTGTTGCCCAGGGGCTTGAAGGTGCCATGGCTAAAAGAGTTGACAGCAAATATACCCCTGGTAGTCGTTCGGTTTACTGGAAAAAACTGCGCCATACCCGGGAGGCCGATCTTACTGTTTGTGGATATCGCAGGGGGCGGGGGAGCAGACTATTAGGTTCGCTGGTGCTGGCTGCCTGGAACGGGGCGGACTTTGTTTACCAGGGCATGGTGGGCAGTGGATTAAGCCGGGATGAGGAAATAAATTTGCTAAAAGCAATGAACGGTCTTGCCGCAGATAGTTGTCCTATCAAAAGCGGATCGCTGCCGGTGCGGGGCGTACAGTGGGTGCGGCCGCGGCTGGTCTGCCGGGTGGAATACTTGACCCTCACCCGGGAGGGTATTATGCGCCATCCGGTATACAAGGGACTGCGCGGAGATAAATCTCCCGAGGAATGTACACCGGCCGGACAACAAAATTAG
- the yhbH gene encoding sporulation protein YhbH — MSGEYTVSREDWSLHRKGEIDRERHREKVREAIKKNLADVVSEESIILSDGRKVVKVPIRSLEEYHFRFDSGKRKHGGQGQGDTKEGDVLGSDQRQAGPGKGKGAGEEPGVDYYEAEITIDELAQLIFEDLGLPNLQPKKKHELASEAFEFKDIRKKGISSNIDRKRTILEALKRNARQGRPDSKKITKEDLRFKTWDITYKYESNAVVLAMMDTSGSMGPYEKYIARSFFFWMVRFLRTKYQNVQIVFLAHHVEARETTEEEFFTKGASGGTRCSSVYKLALEIIESRYSPDDYNIYAFHFSDGDNLTSDNEKCVSYVKELLQLCNLVGYGEIEGPYYHTSTLRTALKKIVDLKFTSVGIKGKSDVYPALKTFFNPHPENKAQ, encoded by the coding sequence ATGTCAGGCGAATATACAGTTTCCAGGGAAGACTGGTCACTGCATCGCAAAGGTGAAATTGACCGGGAACGTCATCGAGAAAAGGTCCGGGAGGCCATTAAAAAAAATCTGGCGGATGTAGTCAGTGAGGAAAGTATTATTTTATCGGATGGGCGAAAAGTAGTTAAGGTGCCCATCCGCTCTTTGGAGGAATATCATTTCCGTTTTGACAGCGGAAAACGCAAACATGGCGGGCAGGGTCAGGGCGATACCAAAGAAGGGGATGTGCTGGGCAGTGATCAAAGGCAGGCCGGTCCCGGCAAGGGCAAGGGAGCCGGAGAGGAACCGGGAGTGGATTATTACGAGGCCGAAATTACCATTGATGAATTGGCCCAGCTAATTTTTGAAGACCTTGGATTGCCTAATTTGCAGCCCAAGAAAAAGCATGAGCTGGCATCCGAAGCATTTGAATTTAAGGATATCAGGAAGAAAGGTATTTCCAGTAATATAGATCGTAAGAGGACAATTTTAGAGGCGCTAAAGCGTAATGCCAGACAAGGCCGGCCTGATTCTAAAAAAATAACTAAAGAGGATTTGCGCTTTAAAACCTGGGATATCACCTATAAATATGAAAGTAACGCCGTAGTGTTGGCTATGATGGACACGTCGGGGTCAATGGGCCCTTATGAAAAGTATATTGCCCGCAGCTTTTTCTTTTGGATGGTGCGCTTTTTGCGCACTAAATATCAAAATGTGCAAATTGTTTTTCTGGCACACCATGTGGAGGCCAGGGAAACAACCGAGGAGGAGTTTTTTACCAAGGGAGCGAGCGGGGGCACGCGCTGCTCATCGGTTTATAAACTGGCCCTGGAAATAATCGAGAGCCGTTATAGTCCGGATGATTATAATATTTACGCCTTCCACTTTTCCGATGGGGATAATTTAACATCGGACAATGAAAAATGCGTGAGTTATGTAAAAGAACTGCTTCAGCTATGTAATCTGGTCGGTTACGGTGAAATCGAAGGGCCATATTACCACACCAGCACGCTAAGAACCGCATTAAAAAAAATTGTTGATCTTAAATTTACCAGCGTGGGTATCAAGGGTAAGAGTGACGTATATCCCGCATTGAAAACATTTTTTAATCCCCATCCGGAAAATAAAGCGCAGTAA
- a CDS encoding transporter substrate-binding domain-containing protein, with amino-acid sequence MRRTKCLWLLMLVLSLALVAAGCGGEEPAGKSDGQAVSGDTEKTSWELIQEKGVMTIGLDDTFRPMGFRDEKGELVGFDIDMGKEIEKRLGIKMEWIPTDWNGVTGALNAKKFDVVINGMSITKEREAAIGFSIPYVNASIGMAVLKDNTDINTKDDLKGKTVATQAGSSGCEACKSLIEEGIIKEAGLRQYNQYPEAFQDLSIGRVDVVVVDVTTAEDYIGEKPDAYKIIKKPLVEDMYAIGLRKEDKDLKEALDKTLREMMADGTLTEISKKWFDGKDMIAMPK; translated from the coding sequence TTGCGTAGAACCAAGTGTTTATGGCTGCTAATGCTGGTGCTTAGCCTGGCGCTGGTGGCGGCGGGATGCGGTGGTGAAGAGCCTGCCGGCAAGTCTGATGGACAAGCTGTAAGCGGGGATACCGAAAAAACCAGTTGGGAACTGATCCAGGAAAAGGGCGTCATGACTATCGGTCTGGATGATACTTTCCGTCCCATGGGGTTTAGGGATGAGAAAGGTGAACTGGTTGGTTTTGACATTGATATGGGTAAAGAAATTGAGAAACGCCTGGGCATAAAGATGGAGTGGATTCCCACCGACTGGAATGGTGTGACAGGCGCGTTGAACGCTAAGAAATTTGACGTAGTTATCAATGGCATGAGTATTACCAAAGAGCGCGAGGCCGCGATTGGTTTTTCCATACCGTACGTTAACGCCAGTATTGGCATGGCGGTACTTAAGGATAACACGGATATCAACACCAAGGATGATTTAAAAGGCAAAACAGTGGCCACTCAGGCCGGTAGTTCCGGATGTGAGGCCTGTAAGTCTCTGATAGAAGAAGGCATTATCAAGGAAGCCGGCCTTAGGCAGTATAACCAGTACCCCGAAGCCTTCCAGGATCTTTCCATCGGTAGAGTTGACGTGGTAGTGGTCGATGTGACTACGGCTGAAGATTATATCGGTGAAAAGCCGGATGCTTACAAAATTATTAAAAAGCCTCTGGTGGAAGATATGTACGCCATTGGTTTGCGGAAGGAAGATAAGGACCTCAAGGAAGCACTGGACAAAACTTTACGGGAAATGATGGCGGACGGTACCTTGACCGAAATATCCAAGAAGTGGTTTGACGGTAAAGATATGATTGCTATGCCGAAGTAG
- a CDS encoding amino acid ABC transporter permease, which translates to MHIGPIDVDFLLAILPILFKGALMTVELTVLAILFGTIIGLFVALMKISRIKLLSMIGGFYTWVVRGIPLLVQLYILYYGLAQYLDIQLSPKAAAVLGLSICGGAYIAEIIRAGIQSIDKGQMEAALSLGMSTGQAMRRVILPQAYRRLLPPMGNEFIALMKDTSLVSVITMVELMRSGILLNTTYFRSMEIYLTVGIIYLIMTTFFIYIITRLEKRLAISDGD; encoded by the coding sequence TTGCACATCGGTCCAATCGACGTTGATTTTTTGCTGGCTATATTACCAATACTTTTCAAAGGTGCATTAATGACCGTTGAATTAACTGTGCTGGCTATTCTTTTCGGCACTATTATCGGGTTATTTGTTGCCCTGATGAAAATCTCTCGTATTAAACTGCTGTCAATGATCGGCGGTTTTTATACCTGGGTAGTTCGCGGTATACCGCTGTTGGTGCAACTCTATATTTTGTATTATGGTTTGGCGCAGTATCTTGATATACAACTAAGTCCCAAGGCTGCGGCGGTGCTGGGACTGAGTATCTGCGGCGGGGCGTACATAGCGGAAATCATTAGGGCGGGTATCCAGTCTATCGACAAGGGGCAAATGGAAGCGGCTCTATCCCTGGGCATGTCCACCGGCCAGGCCATGCGGCGGGTAATTCTACCCCAGGCTTATCGGCGTTTACTGCCGCCTATGGGCAATGAGTTTATTGCCTTGATGAAGGATACTTCGCTGGTTTCGGTGATTACAATGGTAGAGCTGATGCGCAGTGGTATACTGCTGAATACTACTTACTTTCGTTCTATGGAAATATATTTGACTGTAGGTATTATTTATTTAATTATGACAACGTTTTTCATTTATATTATTACTCGCTTGGAAAAACGCCTGGCCATATCCGACGGGGATTGA
- a CDS encoding SpoVR family protein yields MHPQEEIKKLEKSIEQITDIARKFNLDFYNMYFEICPADIIYSFGSYGMPTRFSHWTFGKAYHKMKTQYDYNLSRIYEMVINSDPCYAFLLEGNSLVQNKMVIAHVLAHCDFFKNNYYFNRTSRKMVESMSVAADRIRGYEFKFGRDKVESFLDAVISLQENIDSERHIDPGEGKKKKYKNKGHSCREQTCSGDKCCQGSCHRDTHRQSDSGQSTPYDDLWNLDKRECDGKCDEAEDEVKRIPEQPEKDLLLFMMNYGRDLQDWQRDVISIIREEMLYFWPQMQTKIMNEGWATYWHMRIMREMDLTEDEAVEFAKTHSGVIQPSKYQINPYYLGLKMYEDIEKRWDNPTDEEKEKYGRPGGEGKQKIFEVRETENDLSFIRNYLTRELVEEYDLYLYKKIGYDWKVSDKDWEKVRDGLVINLYNCGLPYIVVEDGDFGKRGEIYLRHVHEGSDLDVYYLERTLPHVYKVWGRAVHMETIVDGKKVLFTFNGDKTSKKFI; encoded by the coding sequence TTGCATCCACAGGAAGAAATAAAAAAGCTGGAAAAATCTATTGAGCAAATAACCGACATAGCCAGGAAGTTTAACCTTGACTTCTACAACATGTATTTTGAAATATGCCCGGCGGATATTATCTACTCATTTGGTTCATATGGCATGCCCACTCGTTTTTCACATTGGACCTTCGGCAAGGCGTATCACAAGATGAAAACGCAATATGATTATAATCTCAGCCGTATTTATGAAATGGTTATCAATAGCGATCCCTGTTATGCGTTTTTGCTGGAAGGAAATTCGCTGGTGCAAAATAAAATGGTTATTGCCCATGTATTGGCGCACTGCGATTTTTTTAAGAACAATTATTACTTTAACAGAACATCAAGGAAAATGGTGGAAAGTATGTCGGTGGCAGCGGACCGCATTAGGGGTTACGAGTTTAAATTCGGGCGGGATAAAGTGGAAAGTTTTTTAGATGCGGTAATTTCATTGCAGGAAAATATAGACTCCGAGCGGCATATTGATCCGGGCGAGGGTAAAAAGAAAAAATATAAAAATAAAGGTCACTCTTGTCGGGAGCAAACCTGTTCCGGTGATAAATGCTGCCAAGGCAGTTGTCACCGGGATACTCACCGGCAAAGCGATTCCGGGCAGAGCACTCCCTATGACGATCTTTGGAATCTGGATAAACGTGAGTGTGATGGAAAATGCGATGAAGCGGAAGATGAGGTAAAGAGAATACCCGAACAGCCGGAAAAGGACTTGCTGCTTTTTATGATGAATTACGGGCGTGATTTACAAGATTGGCAAAGGGATGTAATTTCCATTATTCGGGAAGAAATGCTGTATTTTTGGCCTCAAATGCAAACTAAAATTATGAACGAGGGTTGGGCTACTTACTGGCATATGCGTATTATGCGGGAAATGGATTTAACCGAGGATGAAGCGGTGGAATTTGCCAAGACTCATTCCGGGGTTATCCAGCCGTCTAAATACCAAATAAACCCGTATTATTTGGGACTGAAAATGTATGAAGATATTGAAAAGAGATGGGATAATCCCACTGACGAAGAAAAAGAAAAATACGGGCGTCCGGGTGGCGAGGGCAAACAGAAAATTTTTGAAGTACGTGAAACAGAAAACGATTTGTCGTTTATACGCAATTATTTAACCAGAGAGCTAGTGGAAGAATATGACCTGTATTTATATAAGAAAATCGGTTACGATTGGAAGGTTAGCGATAAAGATTGGGAAAAAGTACGGGACGGATTAGTAATAAATCTGTATAACTGCGGACTGCCGTATATTGTGGTTGAGGACGGTGATTTCGGCAAGCGAGGCGAAATTTATTTGAGGCATGTGCATGAGGGATCGGATTTGGACGTTTATTACTTGGAAAGAACGCTGCCCCATGTATATAAAGTATGGGGCCGGGCGGTGCATATGGAAACGATAGTGGATGGCAAAAAGGTTTTATTTACCTTTAACGGAGATAAAACAAGCAAAAAATTTATTTAG
- the dprA gene encoding DNA-processing protein DprA, with translation MDDRIYWLAWHIILAGQARKFWTIIKHFGTPKAAWHAPDSEFNSLVGARQANNKEMLARRRNCDLSRVASYLDGKEAGVILYEDTEYPGQLKNIYDPPPALFLCGRTKCLENVSAAMVGARKATPYGLSVAEKLARDLARAGVTVVSGMARGIDAAAHRGALDAGGNTIAVLGCGVDVVYPRENGRLRDGIMQNGLLVSEFPPGTPPDAWHFPVRNRVISGLCKVVVVVEAAERSGALITAHVALEQGRDVMAVPGNITSKLSRGSNELIKQGAAPVLGVGEIVEELGLSLIETSLPRQSAGGLKLNDNETLLLKILNYEAVSLELVVQKSGLAAGEVMSALMFLEVKGLVRQMPGRLYALAGN, from the coding sequence GTGGATGATAGAATATACTGGCTGGCCTGGCATATTATCCTGGCCGGGCAGGCCCGGAAATTCTGGACGATAATAAAGCATTTCGGAACACCCAAGGCTGCCTGGCATGCCCCCGACAGTGAGTTTAATTCCCTGGTGGGAGCACGCCAGGCAAATAACAAGGAAATGTTGGCGCGTCGGAGAAACTGTGATTTATCCAGAGTGGCTAGTTATTTGGATGGTAAAGAAGCTGGCGTAATCTTATATGAAGATACCGAATACCCCGGGCAGTTGAAAAATATTTATGACCCGCCGCCGGCTTTATTTTTATGCGGTCGAACGAAATGTTTGGAAAACGTTTCCGCGGCCATGGTGGGTGCAAGGAAGGCTACCCCTTATGGTCTGAGTGTGGCGGAAAAATTAGCCCGGGATTTAGCAAGGGCCGGGGTAACTGTGGTTAGCGGCATGGCCCGGGGAATAGACGCCGCTGCTCACCGCGGGGCATTGGATGCCGGCGGTAATACTATTGCCGTACTGGGCTGCGGGGTGGATGTGGTTTATCCCAGAGAAAACGGCAGGTTAAGGGACGGCATTATGCAAAACGGTTTGCTAGTCAGTGAATTTCCACCGGGCACCCCGCCGGATGCCTGGCATTTTCCGGTGCGCAATCGGGTAATCAGTGGTCTGTGCAAGGTAGTGGTGGTAGTAGAGGCTGCCGAGCGGAGCGGCGCCCTGATAACTGCTCATGTGGCGCTGGAGCAGGGGCGGGATGTGATGGCGGTGCCGGGAAATATTACTTCCAAGCTAAGCCGTGGTTCAAATGAACTAATTAAGCAGGGGGCCGCACCGGTATTGGGGGTCGGTGAAATTGTGGAGGAACTGGGTCTTTCATTAATTGAAACGTCCTTGCCCCGACAGTCCGCCGGGGGTTTAAAATTAAACGATAATGAAACACTATTGCTTAAAATATTGAATTACGAAGCTGTTTCCCTGGAGCTGGTAGTGCAGAAATCGGGACTTGCGGCTGGAGAAGTGATGTCGGCGTTAATGTTTCTGGAAGTCAAGGGGTTGGTCAGGCAGATGCCCGGCAGGCTTTACGCTCTTGCCGGCAATTAA
- the ehuA gene encoding ectoine/hydroxyectoine ABC transporter ATP-binding protein EhuA codes for MIVIVAERVNKHFGELHVLKDVSLTVAKGEVVVIIGPSGSGKSTFLRCLNYLETIDNGYITMEGQPIGKRKLADGRLVDDGRKNVYRLRSQMGMVFQRFNLFPHQTALQNIMEGPITVFKVPPSEAKSRSLALLAKVGLADKADVYPVQLSGGQQQRVAIARALAMQPRVMLFDEPTSALDPELVGEVLEVIKDLAREGMTMVVVTHEMGFAREVADRVIFMDDGRIVEEAKPQKIFTDPAHPRTREFLSKIL; via the coding sequence ATGATAGTGATAGTTGCGGAGCGCGTGAATAAACATTTTGGCGAACTACATGTTTTAAAGGATGTCAGCCTTACCGTGGCCAAAGGCGAAGTAGTGGTTATTATCGGACCCAGCGGTTCCGGTAAAAGTACTTTTTTGCGCTGTTTGAACTATTTGGAGACTATTGATAACGGTTACATTACCATGGAGGGTCAGCCCATCGGTAAAAGGAAACTAGCCGATGGCCGTTTGGTGGACGATGGCAGAAAAAATGTCTATCGCCTAAGAAGCCAAATGGGTATGGTTTTTCAGCGTTTTAATTTGTTTCCGCATCAGACAGCATTGCAAAATATAATGGAAGGGCCTATTACCGTATTCAAAGTTCCGCCGTCCGAGGCGAAGTCCCGTTCCCTGGCGTTGCTGGCCAAGGTGGGACTGGCCGATAAAGCCGACGTTTACCCGGTGCAGCTTTCCGGCGGCCAGCAGCAGCGGGTGGCTATTGCCCGGGCGCTGGCTATGCAGCCCCGGGTGATGCTGTTTGATGAGCCGACCAGTGCCCTTGACCCCGAACTGGTGGGCGAAGTGCTTGAGGTGATTAAGGACTTGGCGAGAGAGGGTATGACTATGGTTGTGGTCACGCACGAGATGGGCTTTGCCCGGGAGGTGGCCGACAGGGTTATCTTTATGGATGACGGAAGAATTGTAGAAGAGGCCAAGCCGCAAAAGATTTTTACTGACCCTGCTCATCCCCGTACCAGGGAGTTTCTAAGCAAAATATTATAG
- a CDS encoding Ku protein translates to MLCTIFDIIRDGEIMRALWKGAITFGLIYVPVKMYAATEKKDVKFNYLHARCHTPLRYVRYCPHCDGEVKNDEIVRGYEYEKGRYVTVTEDELAGLSGEKSRSVDIMDFVDMQKIDPVYFDRSYYLGPGEGGKKVYELLRRSMLETARAAIALITIRNRESLAVIRPTGRALIMETMFYADEVRSVEQIEEIGGQINLHANEVQMAVNLIENLSTDYEPGKYNSAYREKLHEMIRAKIAGEAVVEKPAAPAAENVVDLMSALKASIELAKEERGQHKKRRVSGKGS, encoded by the coding sequence TTGCTGTGTACAATCTTCGATATTATCAGGGACGGTGAAATAATGCGTGCTCTTTGGAAGGGCGCTATTACCTTTGGATTAATATACGTTCCCGTTAAAATGTACGCTGCTACCGAAAAAAAAGATGTTAAATTTAACTATCTGCACGCCCGGTGCCACACGCCGCTGCGCTATGTGCGCTATTGTCCCCACTGTGACGGGGAAGTGAAAAATGATGAAATAGTGCGGGGCTACGAATACGAAAAGGGCCGGTATGTAACCGTTACAGAAGATGAACTGGCCGGCTTGTCCGGGGAAAAGAGTCGCAGTGTAGATATTATGGATTTTGTGGATATGCAAAAGATTGATCCGGTTTACTTCGATCGCTCTTATTACCTTGGCCCGGGTGAGGGCGGCAAAAAAGTGTACGAGCTATTAAGACGATCCATGCTGGAGACTGCCCGGGCGGCTATTGCACTTATTACCATCAGGAACAGGGAGTCTTTGGCTGTAATCAGGCCCACTGGTCGGGCGTTAATTATGGAAACAATGTTTTATGCCGATGAAGTCCGCTCGGTGGAGCAAATCGAGGAAATTGGCGGTCAGATTAATCTGCATGCAAACGAAGTGCAAATGGCGGTAAATTTAATTGAAAATCTTTCCACGGATTATGAACCCGGCAAGTATAATAGTGCCTATCGTGAAAAGCTGCATGAAATGATCAGGGCTAAAATTGCCGGTGAAGCGGTAGTGGAAAAACCGGCTGCTCCGGCTGCGGAAAATGTAGTTGACCTGATGTCGGCACTAAAGGCCAGCATCGAATTAGCCAAAGAGGAGCGTGGCCAACATAAAAAACGCCGGGTGTCGGGTAAAGGGTCGTGA